GTGTGCTGGCGCAGGTCTTCCCACGCCCCCGACGACAGCGGCGAGTTCGCGGGGCGCACGGGCGCGGCCGTCGCGACGAGTTGCGGAGTCAGGAATGCGGCGACCGCCCGTTCTGGCCTGGCGAGCATCAGGTAAGCCTTCAGCGTGTCGTAGACGGCCTGCACCTGCGCATTGCCGCCGCTGGCGATCTGGGCATCCGACAGGGAGGCAAGCTTGCGCAGGCGCGCCTCGAGCTTCTGGCGGATCGGCGCCACGAGGATGCGGCTCGCCGCATTGGCATAGCCCGGCCATAGCGCATCGAGCAGCGCGCCGTCGCGGTTCAGGCCGAAGCGCGTGCTCCACGGCGCGCCGTCGCGCTGATGGACTTCGAGCGTATCGATCTGCCGGTCGAGGCCGTTGAGCGCTTGCAAGGCCTGCGTGCGATCCTGAACGGTCGACAGCCGCGCAATGGTATCGGCCACGTTCCGGATCGTTGCACGGTTGACGAATCCCGACAGCATCGTGCCGGCGATCCAGCAGCCGACCAGGCCGGTCGTGATCCAGGCCGCTGTCGTCGACGGCGAGAAGCCGACGCGGCGGCCGTGGATTCTGCGGCTGTGTTCGGCGACGGTCTGCCAGATCGTGCGATGTCGAGGTTCACCCGCCGGCTCGTCGTCGTTTGCGTCGGTGGGCAACAACGGTGCCCGCTCCCGTTCCTCGACGAGCGGTGCGAAAAGCAGCCCGTGAATCGCCTGCCGCCAGATGCGGGATTGGGCAGTCTGCAGCACCAACCCGGACAGTGGGCCGTGCAGCGTCGAAATATGCTGCGAGAGCTCGGCGGGATAGCGGTCGGCGGCATCCTTCGCCAGCCGCACGACGCCGGCATCGGCCAGGTTGTAAGCGAGGTCTTGCAACGATGCGTCGATCTGATCCGCGCTGATGCGCGCGTTCGCCCACGTGAACCCGATCGCCTCGTCGGGACTCGACGTTTCGCTGCCGAAATCGGTGACGTTGAGCAGATACGCGGGCGCGGCCCAGCGCAGCGCGCGGGCATGGCGCGCGAGCTGTTGGGCAAGCGCGTCGGTGTCGAACGGAGCATTGGCTGAACTGCGATTGCACGTCACGACCACGATCGCGTCGACCGGACGACGGCGGCGCAGGCGGCGGATTTGATCGAGCCAGTCCGTTTCGAGTGTGTCGCGGGTTTGCTGCGCGTACAGCAAGACCGCGTCGCCGGTAATCAGATACCCGGCCTCGACGAGTCCCGGCGCCAGGCGTTTCACCAGCGGCACGTCACCGGCGACGAGTACCCACCGTTCGCGATAGCGCCAGCGCCAGAAGTGACGGTCGGCAAGCAATTGCTTGAGCGCCGCTGCCCGCGACCGTGCGTCGTCCGGTTGTGCGCCGGCCGATGTGGAACGATCGAGAAGTCCCCGGTCGCGCGCCCATTGTTTGACAGCCCGCCATGCAATCGCGGGACGGGAGGAGTCGCTGAAGCTGAATGCAAGTAGCAGTACGACGAACACAATGCACAGCACAGCAATTGCCGGGCCGCGTTGCTCGGCCGATAGACCCACCCACTGCGGCCTCGACCAGATAATCAGCCCGGGCAGAACAACGCAAAGAATGCTACCCAAAAGGTCGATCTTGAATTTTCTGTTCATGCTGAAGCGAGCGTGTTATTTAGTTCGTGGTCGCCCTTGGTCACCACGGCAATGATGGTATGGTCTTCGTTGCGTTGGGCGACAAGCTGAGGCGTCGCCGAACTCGCTGCGCGAAGTACGGCACAGGTCGCTGTGAGCCACCCGGCTGACAGCCCTGCTCGCCCAACGCTGCGGTCGAGGTCAATTTCGGGCAGCGGTTCATTGCGCGGTTTGCCGCCACCGACGTGGCTCATCGCCGTATGCAGCGGTCCGACCGTTTCCCCATCAAACCCGGTCATCCAGGCCGACTCCAGTGAATCGAACTTGGCGTAGCCCCAGCGAAGGGCATAAGTCAGCGCATGTATCAGGTTCTCATTGCCAGACCGCAACGGGCGATGAAGCGAGGCAATAGGTCGCAACTTGTACCTGGCAGTGAGAGCTGTGGATGCGATAAGCAGCCCAATGCCGGCCTCCGCCGTACCCTCCGGCGGGTCTTCGTTGAGTACGGCGCTGAGCGAAACGGAAATCAGCAGGACGGCGGACCGGTCCAAAGGTGACGCTCCATCGCAGCCGTCGAGCCACGTGTCGACAGTCATCAGCCCGAGCGGCGCAGGAACCCGCTGAGTACGCGCGTCCCTCAAATTATGGTTGCGCCATTGCGCTTGCCAGAGCTCGACGAGGTCAGCGTTCCCGACATAGTCCGACACGTCGAGCAGGACGCGAAGCGGAACCTCGGCCGGCAGCGGTGTAATGGACTCAGTCAGATCGACCAGTAGCTTGTCGTAGAGCCATTCGAGAATCAGCGTATGGCGTTCTGCCTCGTCGGCGGCCAGGCGTGCGTCTATTGGCTGAAGCCACCGTGCAGCGACCGAGTCATCGACCGAGTGGTCGGAGGCCCTGGCGTCAAGTGTCATTGTTCGATCGGCAATATTCGCAACGCCATTCTCGGCATCGTCTTCCGTCACGCGTATCGCCGCTCCCAGGATGCGGAGCGGGATGCTTTCCTGCGTGAACTCCTGCTCGGCAAATTGTTTGCACGCCGCGTTCCACGCGAGTGCATCGAGACGACGCCCCTCGTAGACGCTGAAGACGCGTGACACAACGAATCCGGCGATGCCGGTCGGATAGACCGTGATGCAGATCCAGAACCACGGCGAGTGAGTTGACTCGCCTGCCGGCCAGAGCAGGAGCACTGCAAAGATACCGAGTAGCGTCAGCACGAAGAACACCACTGTCCAGACGAAACGAGACGGCGGCGTATCGGGAACCCGCTCTTCTGGTGGAAGATTGTCGAAGTCGAGCGCCATCGTTCAGCGGCGTCCGCTGTTCGGAAGTGAGGAAATCAGCCGGCACCCGCATTCGCACGAATCATCGTGCTGTGCGACTTCCAAACCATCGTCGAATGCGCCGGACGTGGCGGTACCGATCCGGTTGTCACCGTGCTTCGGGCAGGTAACGGGATCGTGAAGCCGAGCAAGGGCCTTGCCCATGAAATTCCGGTGTGGGGAACCGGATTCTACCTTTCCGCCACCTGTGTGGCTGTCGCCAACGCGAATAATGCCTGGCATATTAATCTCCCCTATAAACGTCGCTGAAGCAGCAAGCCTGCATACACCGCATCCCCGCAATCGATGTTTTGCACGCAGTGTTGAAGATCACTTTGGAACCACCATTCGATAAACCGTACCCAGGTCGTGTGAGCCTCCTGCGAACGTGACGCCGTAAAAGTAGCCATCCTTTCCGACCACGAGGCGTTCTTTGCTCGGACAGGTGCCGTCGACTGACGTGGCTCCGAAGGAGTACAGCGACGTCATCTCGCCATGCGGGCTCACGCGGTAGAATTGGCCCGCCGAATCGTAACCAATCTTGTTGGTCCCGCCGGAGCACGTTGTTCCATAAAGGTAGCCGTCACTTCCGACTACAATCGATGAAGGGCCTACGCCTATCGAACTCGCCGGTGGAAATGAATACACAATCGTGTATTTTCCGCTAGGCGAAAACCGGAAAATTGTCCCACTACCATTTTGTCCACCGACGGCAGTCGTTCCATACAGACTGCCGTCCTTCCCTTGTACAACGCCGGTTCCAGGGTTCTGGCCGTCATCGTCGAACACGGCGAAGGAATGCAGTACCGTGAATTCCCCGGATCGGCTTAACCGATACAGCGTTCCCCGATTCTCTTTGCCCCCGGCCCTTGTTGTACCGTATAGATTCCCGTCAAATCCGAGTGTAAGATCGCCTCCCGGTTCGGCACCATTCCGCTTATCTGGCTCGAAGAAATGCAGCACCGAGAACTCGCCTGATCGGGTGATGCGATAGACCGCGCCGCTGTCGGAGGGACCACCGCGTATCGTTGTGCCATAAAGGGTTCCGCCATGATCTTCCACAAGAAGGCTATTGGGCAATTGCGGTTCGGATTGCTTTACTCCAAACGTGTGCAGAATGGTAACTTTCCCTCCCGGAGTAAGGCGAAACAGTGTTCCAGTCTTTGTGTGGTTCTTATCGGTGTGAGTTGTTCCATAGAAATTTCCGTCCGAGGCCTGAAACACACCGTTAATTGGCTCAGCAGCGTCGACGTCCGGCTGATTAAACGAATAGACAAGCGACACATGCCCATCTTTCGTCATGCGAAAGATGGCGCCGAAACGGTCAGTTCCCGCCTTCGGTGATGTCCAATACAAGCGGCCATCATCAGCTTCCGTCAACCGTCCATCAATGGCAAGCGCAGAAGTATCCAACCGGTCTGCCCGTCCGTACGAACTGTCGATATTCATCAAGACAGATTCTCCAGGCGGCAGAGTGCTTTTGCAGGCAGTCAGCATCGCGCTGCCACTGACTGTAACGACGAGAGCGGCAATGACCATGCAAACACGGCGGTAGCCACTCATTTTCTGTCGTTCGGACAGCGAGGCATCGGTGGAACGACGGATCTGAAACGTGTGGTCGTCCCAAACGCGATGAATGCCTGACCAACGGCGTTCGCTGTCCGGCAACGAGGAAATCAGGTCGCATGTGCATTTACACAGATCGTTGTGTTGTGCGATCTCGATACCATCGCCGAATGGGCCGGACATGGCGGGTGCGATTCGACTGTCCCCATGCTCCGGTTCGGTGACGGGATGATAAAGACACGCAATTGCGTGCGTCATGAAAGAGCGCGCTGCTGAGTGCACCGGTACAACGCCGCCCGCAGTGCGTCTATCACCGATTCGAATGATGCCTGCCATATTGCTCCCCACGTTGAACTGCTGCCGCCACTGAGCTTTCGATAACGGTGTGCTATTGAGACGCGCTCAAAGACGACCCGATATCCGGGGGGGGCGGCGTCATGGCATCGCTAACCTGCCTGATACGCTCCGCAGCCTTTTCGTCGCGTTTGCGCTGCTTTTCCTCCTTGGCGTAGTCGCTTACGCCGAAGGTATCCGTTGCGCGTGTCTGGAAGTAGAGAGTCGACGACAACAAATGGTCGTGCCAGCTCGTCAGCATCGTGTCGTGAACCAGCAGATCGAACAACGCCATGACCTTGGGAGGAAGCGGATTGGACCCGTTCAGGCCCATCTTCCATGCCTGCGCAAGGGCCTCCTGCTCGGGCGACATCATCATTGCCTGGATCACGCCGACACTAAAGTCCGGGTCCGCATCCCAGGGCAAGTCACCGCTCTGGGCCATATCCTGCATTATTTTGACAGACCTCCGCAATCCAGCCTGTTGGGACTCGCGAGACATCATGTCCTGAGATTCCCGCTGGATGCGCTCCCAAATACCTTCTGAGGGGCGACGCTTTTCGATCCCCGCGTCGCGGCCGGAAACCATCTCCGGCAAGATCGAGTCTTGCCAACGTGCCAGTGCCTTGGCGAGCGTCGCACTGTCCGCTGGAGGGTTCTGATTTCTGAGCGCGATGTAAGCGGACTCGGCGTCCTGGTTTTCCTTCAACAGTGCGCGATGCTGTGCATCCAGCGTATCGAAGCGGCTCGTCACGGTTGAACGGAATGCGGGAGACTGATATCTCACCGCCATCCAGCGCAGGAACACCTGCATGTGCTCGAGGAAATTCAGTCGAGCGACTTTGGGAACGATCTCTTGGTATGCTTCGATCAGTTCTCCGATTTTGTACGTTGTTTTACCGTCGGAGAGCGGGTGGGCGAGTGTGAATTTGGCAAAGGTATCAGGCTTGTACTTGAACATATCTTCCATCAAATCAAGCACAATGCCATGCGTGATTGCCTCATGCAGCATATCGCGCAGAACCACGCGTTGCAGTTCGGCGCGAGCGCCCAGCGTACCCGCTGGCGCTCCACCAGTAATGTCTTCGCTGGTTCCGGGATAGAGATACTGAAGGCCTCGGGTTTTCTCGAGGCTATCGAGGCGCTGGTAGAAGCGTAGTTCATGAGCGGCTGCAAAATGCACACACCGCTCCACCGACTCAGGCACGGCAAGCTTTTGGTCGCCGTAGTTCTGCTTGATCATGTTGAGAGCTGGCACCATGCTCAAGACCTTGTTCTCTTCCATCAGCGACGACACGGCGTCGAGTAACCCGAGAAACTTGATCTCGATCGGTACGACTCTCTGGTTTGGGTCCTTCGGATCGACATACGCGAGCTTATCCGCGCTCGGATGCTTGTATTTTTCCGTCAGTTCGTTTGCCAGAGCCCGCGCAAGCACTGCGCCGCGGTCCGCTCCGAAGATCGAGACCTGAATACGCTGGATCTTCGGCATCTTCAATTTCGTGTCTTCGATGGCTTTTTCGAACTGTGTCTTCGCGGCGGCGACGCGAACCTCGACGCCGGTTCCGAGCAGCCGCGCCACCGCACGGTTGTCCCTGCACCACGGAATGAAATCCAGCGCGACGCCAATGAACACCTCTTTTGCAGTGTCCCATCCAACCTTCATCGGATTTTTCTTGGCGTCGTACAGAATTGCGCGCGCCGCGGCCCGTGCCCGTCGCACCCAGCGATCATCGTGCGCCAGCGTCAAGACGCGCCCGACGTTTTTCGGCACGGACGTCATTTTTCCGACCAGATCGTTGAAGGATTTGACGACCGGGCGGTAGGAAAAGTCCTCGAGTCCTTTCTTCACGCCGTCACTAAGAGCGCTTTGCGGCTTGACCGCCAGACGGTCGACGCCAGCCACCTTCTTTCCAATATCGACCGCTTTCTTCTCCGCGGCCGTGGCGGCCTCCTTGCCCGCCTTCATGACGGCCGAAGTCACCAGTCCTTCCCGAGCTTCCTTGTTCAGATCAGTGCCAAGGCCGGAATAGTAGAAGCGATACCAGAACTGGTTTGGTGTTTTCTCTCGCCGCCTATCTTTGTTATCTCGATGCGCCTCCCACAGGCGGCAGATATTCGAGTATCGAGACGTCGCAGGATCATCGTGATCGCGGTGCCGGCCAAATCCGTCGAAGAAGAACCCGATATGGATCACGGCACCGCACGGAATACAAGCGTCGGTCGGATATGCTCTCCGCTTTTCACCGATTGCAGTCTGCACGTCTATTGATGTCCGGTCGGCGGGATCGAGTTGAGTCGTGTCAGCCATGGTCGGCTCCTGTCAGTACATGCTCAAAATGGTTGCTCTTGATTTCCTGAACGACGGTATCGGGCAGTTTCTGAATCGCAACGCCGAATGCACCGGGTTTACCTTTTGTTTCCTGAAGGATGCGTTGCACGGCTGGATGCTCGTCAAACTTCGGGTTGACGAGCAGCGTGTAGTACACGTATTGCTCCAGATCTGCCGAGTCAGTCAGCCGGTATTTCAGCCAGCCTTGCGCCGCGACGCGTGCGGTTCGCCGAAACGCAGAAGCCTCATCAAGCCCGTCAGGATTCGCCGCTTTCCCATATTTTGTTTGGAACCAGTAATCGACCGCCGAATAATCAATTCGGCTACCACTAAGGTCATCCCGGAATTCAAACTCAATGTGATAATCCGGGTAGAAGTGCACAGCCAGCACCACCTCCCCGGCACCGCCAGAGATCTTCGTCTTGGGGAAATGCACCTGCGTTGTCTTGTGAATTTTCTTGATAGGCGCGTAAATGTTCTTAATCGCTTCATCAGCATCGTAAATTTCCCAGTCGACCGTGAAGTCCGTTCCTTTCAGCTTGTAGCAGCAGCTCAAACTGCCCTCACCAGCACCGGGCATGAGATCCCCTCCACCGCTGGCAGTGTTGCCATATTTGTCCCGAATCACGAATTTGGTGAGATTGAACGGGGTGTAATTCATCCCTTCCACACTGATCCCGCTATAGACCGGTTCCGAGGAAAATGCGTCGCAGCCCGCCAGTGACAACGCCACGAACAGGAGAATTATCCGTTTGATCACGCTCATCATGTTTAGCTCGCTTGTGAATTGGGCTGTTCGTGCATGCGGGAAGCCTGGCGCAGTACCTCACGATCGATGCCGGTCAAGGCATCGCGGTAAGTAATCTCGCCTTGCATCGCGCGTGTTAGCCGCTCCTGGATGAACGGGTGTTCGTCAAACCACGGCGAAATTACAAGTCCCTTGGAAACATAGTTCAAGAGATCCTCGTCGTTGGCAATGCGGTATCGTGCGGCTCGTCCAAGCTGTTCAGACACACGGTGAAACAGTGTCGTGTCCGATACGCTGTCGAGGATCGCGCCATACATTTCTCGCAACTGCATCGCCAGCTTATCGGCCCGACCGAGCTGGAGCAGGTTCGTATGTTGTTCAACTGTCAGACATTGCTCTTCAGGGAGAGCGGCAACCCCGACAGCAGCATCGTTGCGCCAGACAACGTGGTTCATGTCTCGATCGCGATACCTAAGCTCTACGCACGGCGAGAGAAATGCACGCGCCTCTTCCTCGGCCCAGATTGCGCGCAGGCGTTCAAGGATGCGATTGTCATAGAAATGCAGAAAGAACGCGCGCTTGTCTGGGATTGCGTATCTGCAGTAATGCCGGAAGTGCTGACTCAAGGAATCCAGTGTCAATGGTGAGCAGATCCACGTCAGCATGTGCCCTTCGAGTCCCTCTTTCCAGAGGCGCCGGACCAACCGACTCTGTAGGTCGCGTGGGTCGCTGAATGCAATCCGATCAATCTGAATCAGATACGGCGCGATGTCCGTGTAGGACTCGAGCACGGATTCCTGCCACAGGGATACCCAGGCGAGACCCGGCACCTGGGACAGGAGCTTGTCGACGCCAGGGTTGGCGCGAGAATCAATGAGGAGGTAGAGCTTTGCATGCTGCTCCTCGTCCGAATGAATTTCGAACTGCGCCAGCAGACGCTCGCGCCAGTTTTCCCAGGCAGACTCCACTTCCTGGGCCGAAGTCGGGCTCGTGGGCTCAGACATCATGCGACCTCCGTCATCGCTTCGACACCGCGGTGAGCGTCCAGCAGGCATTCCTTGCACGGCCCGATCGGCATTGCCGGTAGGGGAACGGACAGATTGCCCGGTCCGGTCCAGTGAAAGTTCCCACACTTGAGCGTGATGTCGCCGGGGCAGCCCAGTTCGATGTTGCCTCCGTCAATCTTGATGTAGGCTCCACGACTGGTCAGCGTCAATGCACCGCGGGACGCTGCGACGATCGATCCGTCAACGCTGTTGAAATGCAGGTCCTTCGATGCAGACAGCGCCATGGCGCCAGTGCGGGCTTGCATGATCACGTCCTGCTTTGCGGCAATGAGTCTCATACCTTGCGCCTGCGCGAAAAGCGCTACCTGGCGACCAGCCGCCACAGTAAAATTCCGCATGGTCCCGACATCGAAGTTTCCGCCCGCAGTGGCGATGAGGTTCTGGTCAGCGTTGACCTGCAGATGCTCACCTGACGTGAGTCCGATGCCCGATGGAGCGCTCACGAGAATGGCTGCCCGCTTCAGGCCATCAAGCGCTTCCGTATAGAGCGCTTTCTGCTTCTGCAGTTCGGCTACCGTGGCTTCCGCCGCCTGGACCGCCTGGGTCAGGGACTCCATACGTTCGATCGCCCGCTGCAACTGCTCCTGGGCTCCTTTCATGTCGAGCTGATGTCCCGATGCACCGGTCTGAGCTTCGGTGGTCAGCAGCATACCCCGCGGCCCGCGTGCCGTCAGATGCCCGTCGGTACGCAATTCAGCCCCCTGTCCGCGTTCCTTGCGGTCCCCATCGACCATGTGCCCGAGATTGAGCTCACTGGTCTGGAACGGCGTCGTCAGGTGGATGTGCTCGACGTTTTCCTTATCCTCCATCCGCAGCTCGTTCTGTGCGGCGGTGCGAACGATGTTGCGGGTGTGATTGAGGTTATTGACGAGATCCGGATGCAGGCTGTCGTGCATGGCCCCGATGATCACGGGCCGGTCCGGATTGCCATCGGTAAAGACGATGGCGACTTCCGCCCCGTCGATCAGCGGGAAGTGGTGCCCGTAGCTGTCCCCACTGTACGGCTTGGCAAACCGCACCGGCCGGCTCGTACCGCCCGGACTCCACTCGTCGAGATCGAACGGCAGCTTGATCACATACCAGCCCTGCTCGGTCAGGTACGCGTATTTGTAGTTGCCCGGCGATGTAATGCGGGCCGGCAGGATGCCGTCAATGGCCGGTCGCTTGATCGAGGCGATCGGCGTTCGATACGCGCGATCGGACGGAATCCCCTCGAAGCTCACCCAGTACGATTGGCTACGGCCGCCGCTCGATTCCACCGCGGTGATGAAGATCCCGTGCTTCGCGTCGGCCTGGACCGGCTCGACACGCATGACTTCGCCCGCCTCCAGCCAGAACGGATTGCCGGTGCCCTTGAAGGTGATCTGGTTCGCCAGATACGCCTCATGGCGCCGGCGGGCGATCTGCCTGCCCTCCTCCGGCGTTTCGTAATGCTCGCCCCAGCGGTAGTCGACACCGTTCGTCGACTTGTCGGCACGCGCGGCGTTTTCCTCGACGAGCAGCGATACGCCCGCCTCGCGATGGTTGTAGTCGTGCAACCGCACGGCTTCGGGTACGCGCCGGGTCCGCTTTTCTAGCGTCTTGATCGTGTCCGCGCCTGAGCTCTCGAGTCCGGCGTCTCGCAGGTAAGGCACCGTGCGCTGTTTGCGTGCATAGGCATCGAGATCGTCGCCGAACACGATCACCGCGTGATCCTTCTTCTGCTCCCAGCGGAACCAGATGCCCTCCTGCGCACAGAGGCGCTGGATGAAGGCAAACGTGGTCTCGTGGTACTGCGTCACGTATTCGTGCCGCTTGTACTGGTGGCGCAGTTGGAACACGAAGTCGACGCCGACGCGGTAGCCGTAATGGCGCAGCGTGTCGGTCACGATTTCCTCGATCGACTGCTTCTGGAACAGCCGGCTCGTCACGCCCCGGTGCAGGTCGGCGAGCACCGGCTCGAGCCGCACCCGGTAGTGCGTCTGGTCGGCCGTCGTGGCGAATTCATCGAATTCCGTGATGATGCCGTGGATGGTGTGCGCGGGCGGCATCTTGCTGAACTGCTCCGCGTTCTCACCGAACATCTTGCGCAGGTAGCCCATGTTCGGGTCAATCGGAGCGATGGTGAATCTCGCGGGCCGGCCGACCACCTGCTCCATCGGGATGCCCGCTGCCGGGCTGGTGAACTCGATGTCGTAGTGATACAGCTCGCTCACGGCGTCCCGGCCGCTGAACTCGAGCACCGAGAACGGCGCCGGATGCGGTGCGAGCTTCAACTCGTAGGCCTGGGTAGGCAGGATCGACGACATGCGGAAACTCCGTTGAGCAGGCACAAATACGAACCGCACCGCCGGAGCCTTCATGGCCCCGGCGGCTGATGCACTGAACTGGGCGGATCAGCGCGGCTTAACTCTTGGCCTTGGGCATCTGCGAAACCAGCGACAGGCCGATGTCCATCCCCTCCACCTGGAAGTGCGGAATGATGAAGAGCTTGATGCGGAAGAAGCCCGGGTTGTCATCGATGTCCTCGACCGTGACCTTCGCGTCGCGCAGCGGATGCGAGGCCTGCAGTTCGTCGTCCGGATCCTTCATCTCGGTCACGAGCCCCTTGATCCAGTTGTTCAGCTCGAGCTCGAGCAGACGCCGGTCCTTGGTCGTGCCGATGTTCTCGCGCTGGATCAGCTTCAGGTAATGCGCGATGCGCGACAGCAGGAAGATGTAAGGCAGGCGCGCGTTGATGCGGCTGTTGGCCGTCGCCTCCTTGGTCTCGTACAACGCCGGCTTCTGCGTCGAGCTGGCCGAGAAGAAGCACGCGAAGTCGTGGTTCTTGTAGAACGACAGCGGGATGAAGCCGAGATTCGCGAACTCGAACTCGCGTGTCTCGGGGATCAGCACCTCGGTCGGGATCTTCGGCTGCACGCCGGTGCCCAGGTCATACAGATGCACCGGCAGGTCCTCCACCTTGCCGCCCGCCTGCGGGCCGCGAATCTGCACGCACCAGCCGTTGTTCACGAAGCTGCGCACCATATTGGCCGCGAACGCGAACGACGCGTTGACCCACAGGTACCGGTCGTGGTCCGGGCCCTTCACCGCCTCCTCGTAATTGAAGGCACGCACCGGCGTGGTGTCCTTGCCATACGGCAGGCGGCCGAGCACGCGCGGCATCGTCAGGCCGACATAACGGGCGTCATCGGTTTCACGGAAGCTCTTCCATTTGATGTACTCGGCGCGGTCGAAGTAGTTGCCGATGTCCTGAATGGCCGCCACCTCTTCCATCGACTGCTTGCCGAAGAACGCTGCGCCCACCGAGCCGATGAACGGCATGTGGGCCGCCGCCGCCACCTTCGAGATGTTACGCAGCAGCGCCACGTCCATCGGCGAGTTCGTGAACTCGAAGTCGCTGATCATCGCGCTGATCGGCTGGCCTCCCGGCGTGTCGTACTCCTCGATGTAGGTGAGGCGATACAGGCCGCTCTGGATCAGTTCCGGCGTGTCCTCGAAGTCGCGCTGCAGCGCCTCCTTCGACACGTCGAGCACCTCGATCTTCGCGTTCTTGCGAAAGTCCGTGCGCGCGACGAGCATCTTGAGACCGCGCCAGCGCCCCTCGAGCGCCTGGAACGCCGGCGTGTGCATCACGGCGTCGAGCTGGCGGCTGATCTGGCGGTCGAGCTGGCCGATATGGAAGTCCAGCAGCGATTTGTCGAGGCGCTCGACCGGCTGGCTCGACTGCGCGATCAGATCCAGGAAGGCGCTCATGCCGCGCGCGATACGCTCGTCGGCTGACGCTTCGGAGAGCATGTCGTTGTCGCGGAAGGCCTCGAGCGGACGCGCCTCGGCGACCGGCGTGAGGTTGATCTTGCTGCAGAGCGAGGCATACACGCTGTCGTTTTCCAGCACGACGGTTTCGTTCACACCCTGACGGGATTCATTCTGCTTCATTGCTTGTCCTGTCTGCGTTCGTATGGATACCTGGGACCACGTTCAGGCCTGACCTTCCGGTTGGGTGGCTGCGGTGGCGACCTGCGCGAGCTCGCTGCGCAGCTTGTCAGACAGATGCTTATCCTTCAGGATCTTCTCGAACTCGCGCCTGAAGGTGCCGTTGTCGAGCAGGTTGCTTTTCAGATCCCGCAGCAGATTGCGCATTGCCAGCATCGCCTGCAGTTCCGGAATCTGCCGGGCCACCTGCTCCGGCTCGAAGTCTTTCATCGACCGGAACGAGAGGTTCACCGGCAACGCCGAACCATCGCCCGCGAGCGTGTTCTCGGCGGAGATCTTCAGGTCGGGGGCATAGTCGGCAAGCACGGCATCGAAATTATTCTTGTCGATATTGATCTTCTTGCGTTCGGCCAGCGGCGCCTGTTCCCGACCCGCGCTGAAGTCGCCGGCGACGAGCAGCTTGAGCGGCAGCTCGACCTTCTTCCGGGCTCCGCCCGTATGCAGATCCAACGTAATCGAGACGCGGCTTTTCGGAATTTCTCGCTGGAAGCTGTCCATAGGATTCCTCATCTATTTCAGGTTCACGACACCCGCAGAACTTGCCCGTTGCGATGCGGTGAGCTCCGTCGTGCGCATGCGCGTGAACGCGTACACGCGATTCACCAAGGAACACTGACAGCACCCCATAGCGCGGCCTCTATTCGTGCGTTTTTTATGACACGGCGTATTAAACAGGTTTACTGACGCAACGTCAAAGGCCCTTCGAGCGAAAAATAGACGGTACAGC
The window above is part of the Burkholderia glumae LMG 2196 = ATCC 33617 genome. Proteins encoded here:
- a CDS encoding type VI secretion system Vgr family protein; protein product: MSSILPTQAYELKLAPHPAPFSVLEFSGRDAVSELYHYDIEFTSPAAGIPMEQVVGRPARFTIAPIDPNMGYLRKMFGENAEQFSKMPPAHTIHGIITEFDEFATTADQTHYRVRLEPVLADLHRGVTSRLFQKQSIEEIVTDTLRHYGYRVGVDFVFQLRHQYKRHEYVTQYHETTFAFIQRLCAQEGIWFRWEQKKDHAVIVFGDDLDAYARKQRTVPYLRDAGLESSGADTIKTLEKRTRRVPEAVRLHDYNHREAGVSLLVEENAARADKSTNGVDYRWGEHYETPEEGRQIARRRHEAYLANQITFKGTGNPFWLEAGEVMRVEPVQADAKHGIFITAVESSGGRSQSYWVSFEGIPSDRAYRTPIASIKRPAIDGILPARITSPGNYKYAYLTEQGWYVIKLPFDLDEWSPGGTSRPVRFAKPYSGDSYGHHFPLIDGAEVAIVFTDGNPDRPVIIGAMHDSLHPDLVNNLNHTRNIVRTAAQNELRMEDKENVEHIHLTTPFQTSELNLGHMVDGDRKERGQGAELRTDGHLTARGPRGMLLTTEAQTGASGHQLDMKGAQEQLQRAIERMESLTQAVQAAEATVAELQKQKALYTEALDGLKRAAILVSAPSGIGLTSGEHLQVNADQNLIATAGGNFDVGTMRNFTVAAGRQVALFAQAQGMRLIAAKQDVIMQARTGAMALSASKDLHFNSVDGSIVAASRGALTLTSRGAYIKIDGGNIELGCPGDITLKCGNFHWTGPGNLSVPLPAMPIGPCKECLLDAHRGVEAMTEVA
- the tssC gene encoding type VI secretion system contractile sheath large subunit, with translation MKQNESRQGVNETVVLENDSVYASLCSKINLTPVAEARPLEAFRDNDMLSEASADERIARGMSAFLDLIAQSSQPVERLDKSLLDFHIGQLDRQISRQLDAVMHTPAFQALEGRWRGLKMLVARTDFRKNAKIEVLDVSKEALQRDFEDTPELIQSGLYRLTYIEEYDTPGGQPISAMISDFEFTNSPMDVALLRNISKVAAAAHMPFIGSVGAAFFGKQSMEEVAAIQDIGNYFDRAEYIKWKSFRETDDARYVGLTMPRVLGRLPYGKDTTPVRAFNYEEAVKGPDHDRYLWVNASFAFAANMVRSFVNNGWCVQIRGPQAGGKVEDLPVHLYDLGTGVQPKIPTEVLIPETREFEFANLGFIPLSFYKNHDFACFFSASSTQKPALYETKEATANSRINARLPYIFLLSRIAHYLKLIQRENIGTTKDRRLLELELNNWIKGLVTEMKDPDDELQASHPLRDAKVTVEDIDDNPGFFRIKLFIIPHFQVEGMDIGLSLVSQMPKAKS
- the tssB gene encoding type VI secretion system contractile sheath small subunit, with product MDSFQREIPKSRVSITLDLHTGGARKKVELPLKLLVAGDFSAGREQAPLAERKKINIDKNNFDAVLADYAPDLKISAENTLAGDGSALPVNLSFRSMKDFEPEQVARQIPELQAMLAMRNLLRDLKSNLLDNGTFRREFEKILKDKHLSDKLRSELAQVATAATQPEGQA